One genomic region from Bubalus kerabau isolate K-KA32 ecotype Philippines breed swamp buffalo chromosome 7, PCC_UOA_SB_1v2, whole genome shotgun sequence encodes:
- the SLC26A1 gene encoding sulfate anion transporter 1, giving the protein MEASPEYTEQGGQPVLVRRRPPPPPGLGEALKAGLRRSCACSLQGAWAQLQALFPAVHWLRQYRPREALVGDVMSGLVIGIILVPQAIAYSLLAGLQPIYSLYTSFFANLIYFLMGTSRHVSVGIFSLLCLMVGQVVDRELLLAGFDPAQDGLGPGANHSSLNGSAAALALGLQDCARDCYAIRVATALTLVAGLYQVLMGILGLGFVSAYLSQPLLDGFAMGASVTILTSQLRHLLGVRVPRHQGPGLVVSTWLSLLRSAGQANLCDVLTSAVCLAVLLAAKELSDRFRHRLRVPLPAELLVIVVATIVSHLGQFHERFGSSVAGDIPTGFMAPRVPDAGLMWRVALDAASLALVGSAFSISLAEMFARSHGYAVRANQELLAVGCCNVLPAFFHCFATSAALAKSLVKTATGCRTQLSSVVSAAVVLMVLLVLAPLFRDLQRSVLACVIVVSLRGALRKARDVPRLWRLSPADALVWVATAATCVLVSTEAGLLAGVLFSLLSLAGRTRRPRTALLARAGGSSFYGDPAEFEGLAPEPGVQVFRFMGPLYYANKDFFLQSLCSLTGLDVGHAVTRRKERGPGEGAGEGDPVGGRDPGSGSGAASLVPAVARFHAVVIDCAPLLFLDAAGLATLQELHRDYGALGISLLLACCNPSVTDMLRRGGFLGEDQGDAAEDGQLFPSVHCAVQAAHARHQELAAANSIL; this is encoded by the exons ATGGAAGCGTCCCCCGAGTACACGGAGCAGGGTGGGCAGCCGGTGCTGGTCCGACGgcgccccccgccgcccccaggCCTGGGTGAGGCCCTGAAGGCTGGGCTGCGGCGGAGCTGTGCCTGCAGCCTGCAGGGCGCCTGGGCGCAGCTGCAGGCCCTGTTCCCTGCAGTCCACTGGCTCCGCCAGTACCGGCCCCGGGAAGCACTGGTGGGCGACGTCATGTCCGGGCTGGTCATCGGCATCATCCTGGTGCCGCAGGCCATTGCCTACTCGCTGCTGGCCGGTCTGCAGCCCATCTACAGCCTCTACACGTCCTTCTTCGCAAACCTCATCTACTTCCTCATGGGCACCTCACGCCACGTCTCTGTGGGCATCTTCAGCCTGCTCTGCCTCATGGTGGGCCAGGTGGTGGACCGCGAACTCCTGCTGGCTGGCTTCGACCCCGCCCAGGATGGCCTGGGGCCCGGGGCCAACCACAGCAGCCTCAACGGCTCAGCCGCCGCGCTGGCGCTTGGGCTGCAGGACTGCGCGCGGGACTGCTACGCCATCCGCGTGGCCACCGCCCTCACGCTGGTGGCCGGGCTTTACCAG GTTCTCATGGGCATCCTCGGGCTGGGCTTCGTGTCCGCCTACCTCTCGCAGCCGCTGCTGGATGGCTTCGCCATGGGGGCCTCGGTGACCATCCTGACCTCCCAGCTCCGGCACCTGCTGGGCGTGCGGGTCCCGCGGCACCAGGGGCCAGGCCTGGTGGTCAGTACGTGGCTGAGCCTGCTGCGCAGCGCCGGGCAGGCCAACCTGTGTGACGTGCTCACCAGCGCTGTGTGCCTGGCCGTGCTGCTGGCCGCCAAGGAGCTCTCGGACCGCTTCCGGCACCGCCTGAGGGTGCCGCTGCCCGCCGAGCTGCTGGTCATCGTGGTGGCCACAATCGTGTCCCACCTCGGGCAGTTCCACGAGCGCTTTGGCTCTAGCGTGGCGGGCGACATCCCCACTGGCTTCATGGCCCCGCGGGTGCCAGACGCAGGGCTGATGTGGCGGGTGGCGCTGGACGCCGCCTCCCTGGCCCTCGTGGGCTCCGCTTTTTCCATCTCGCTGGCGGAGATGTTCGCCCGCAGCCACGGCTACGCCGTGCGCGCCAACCAGGAGCTCCTGGCCGTGGGCTGCTGCAACGTGCTGCCCGCCTTCTTCCACTGCTTCGCCACGAGCGCCGCCCTGGCCAAGAGCCTGGTGAAGACGGCCACGGGCTGCCGCACGCAGCTGTCCAGCGTGGTCAGCGCCGCTGTGGTGCTGATGGTGCTCCTGGTGCTGGCGCCGCTGTTCCGGGACCTGCAGCGGAGCGTGCTGGCCTGTGTCATCGTGGTTAGTCTGCGTGGGGCCCTGCGCAAGGCGCGGGACGTCCCACGCCTGTGGCGGCTCAGCCCCGCTGACGCGCTGGTCTGGGTGGCCACGGCGGCCACCTGCGTGCTGGTCAGCACCGAGGCCGGGCTCCTGGCTGGCGTCCTGTTCTCACTGCTCAGCCTGGCCGGCCGCACCCGCCGCCCGCGCACTGCCCTGCTCGCCCGCGCTGGGGGCTCCAGCTTCTACGGGGACCCGGCAGAGTTCGAAGGCCTGGCCCCTGAGCCCGGCGTGCAGGTGTTCCGCTTCATGGGGCCGCTCTACTACGCCAACAAGGACTTCTTCCTGCAGTCACTGTGCAGCCTCACGGGGCTGGACGTGGGCCACGCGGTCACCAGGAGGAAAGAGAGGGGCCCCGGGGAGGGGGCCGGTGAGGGAGACCCTGTGGGGGGCAGGGACCCGGGCTCCGGGAGCGGTGCGGCCTCGCTGGTACCAGCAGTGGCCCGCTTCCATGCGGTGGTCATCGACTGCGCCCCGCTGCTGTTCCTGGACGCGGCCGGCCTGGCCACGCTGCAGGAGCTGCATCGAGACTATGGGGCCTTGGGCATCAGCCTGCTCCTGGCCTGCTGCAACCCCTCAGTGACGGACATGCTGAGAAGAGGCGGCTTCCTCGGGGAGGACCAGGGGGACGCGGCCGAGGACGGGCAGCTGTTCCCCAGCGTGCACTGTGCCGTGCAGGCGGCCCACGCCCGCCACCAGGAGCTGGCGGCCGCCAACTCCATCCTCTAG